From Haloplasma contractile SSD-17B:
GGTACGACCGTTATTATGTTAGTCGGATTACAGGGAGCAGGTAAAACAACGCACGCTGGTAAATTAGCTAACTATATGCGTAAGAAACATAATAAAAAACCATTGATGGTTGCTGCCGATATCTATCGCCCTGCAGCGATTGATCAGCTAGAAACGGTTGGTAAACAATTAAACGTACCAGTCTTTAGTATGGGAACTGATGTTTCACCAGTCGAAATAGCAAAAAAGGCTTTACAACAGGCTACTGAAAATAAAAATGACCTCGTTATTATTGATACAGCCGGTCGTTTACATATTGACGAAGCCTTAATGGATGAATTACAGCAAGTAAAGGAAATTGCAAAACCAGATGAAATACTATTAACAGTTGATGCGATGACCGGTCAGGATGCAGTAACGGTTGCTGATTCATTCCATAAACAATTAAATGTAACGGGTGCAATTCTTACTAAACTGGATGGAGATACTAGAGGTGGGGCTGCACTATCGATTCGTAAAGTAACCGGTGTTCCAATCAAATTCATGGGTCTTGGTGAACAGTTAGATAAAATTGAAGTTTTTCACCCTGAACGTATGGCATCCCGTATCTTAGGAATGGGTGATGTGCTAACATTAATTGAGAAGGCTCAAGATGCAATTGATGAAGAAGAAGCTATGGATATGGCTAAGAAATTTAAAGAGGCAACGTTTGATTATAATGATTTTAAAAAACAAATTAAGCAAATTAAACGTTTAGGTAACTTAAAAGGAATTATGAAAATGATTCCTGGTATGGGTAAACAACTGAATAATGTTGATATCGATGATAAACAATTCAATTATATAGAAGCAATTATTAACTCAATGACAAAAGAAGAGCGTCGCAATCCTAATTTAATGTCGTCAAGTAGACGTCGGCGTATTGCAGAGGGAGCGGGACGTAATATCTCAGAAGTTAACCGAATCATTAAACAGTTTGAAGAAATGCGTAAGATGATGAAGAAAATGATGAATATGGACGAGCGTCAAATGAGCCGTATGATGAATAACCAAGGTGGAGCCGGAGGCGGTTTGCCTGGTATGGCACCAAAGCCTAAAAAAGGCAAAGGAAAAGGTAAAGGAC
This genomic window contains:
- the ffh gene encoding signal recognition particle protein, which gives rise to MAFDSLSDRLQGALKKVTGKGKLNEKDIENMMREVRLSLLEADVNYKVVKQFTNEVKEKALGEKVLKSLSPGQQVVKIVHEELKQLMGEDAHGVAFKGHGTTVIMLVGLQGAGKTTHAGKLANYMRKKHNKKPLMVAADIYRPAAIDQLETVGKQLNVPVFSMGTDVSPVEIAKKALQQATENKNDLVIIDTAGRLHIDEALMDELQQVKEIAKPDEILLTVDAMTGQDAVTVADSFHKQLNVTGAILTKLDGDTRGGAALSIRKVTGVPIKFMGLGEQLDKIEVFHPERMASRILGMGDVLTLIEKAQDAIDEEEAMDMAKKFKEATFDYNDFKKQIKQIKRLGNLKGIMKMIPGMGKQLNNVDIDDKQFNYIEAIINSMTKEERRNPNLMSSSRRRRIAEGAGRNISEVNRIIKQFEEMRKMMKKMMNMDERQMSRMMNNQGGAGGGLPGMAPKPKKGKGKGKGRGRRPF